From a single bacterium genomic region:
- the rpe gene encoding ribulose-phosphate 3-epimerase: MVRLAETQVHIAPSLLAANFMQLEHEVKRCTEAGATVLHCDVMDGQFVPNLTFGPPIISQLREITRLELDVHLMIEAPERSLEQYARAGADAITVHAEVSPHLHRTLTRIKELGCRSGVALNPSTPISQIESVLPVCDIVLIMSVNPGFGGQKFIPGALEKLATLRVLQQSGRGDFMLSVDGGVDAQTAPSVVEAGAERLVAGNALFGPDLHANMKRLRQAAGC; this comes from the coding sequence ATGGTAAGACTCGCCGAGACACAAGTTCATATTGCACCATCACTGCTTGCGGCGAACTTCATGCAGTTGGAGCATGAGGTGAAGCGATGCACTGAGGCCGGTGCGACGGTTTTGCATTGTGACGTGATGGACGGTCAGTTTGTCCCGAATTTAACGTTCGGTCCACCGATCATTTCACAGCTTCGAGAGATAACGAGGCTTGAATTGGACGTTCATTTGATGATCGAAGCTCCGGAGCGCTCATTGGAGCAATATGCCCGCGCCGGCGCTGACGCGATAACAGTGCATGCGGAGGTCAGTCCCCACTTGCACAGGACTCTGACGCGGATAAAAGAGCTTGGCTGCAGGTCAGGAGTTGCGCTTAATCCATCCACTCCGATATCTCAAATTGAGAGTGTATTGCCGGTCTGCGATATCGTGTTAATCATGAGCGTGAATCCCGGATTTGGCGGACAGAAGTTTATTCCAGGGGCACTTGAAAAGTTGGCCACACTTCGAGTCTTGCAGCAATCCGGACGCGGTGACTTCATGCTGTCGGTGGACGGGGGAGTAGATGCGCAGACAGCACCGTCTGTGGTGGAGGCGGGGGCAGAACGGCTTGTGGCAGGGAACGCGC
- a CDS encoding PASTA domain-containing protein, with translation MTEPRVSGGRLRTFGAGALLIFLIVLFAGMVTDLVIMPLYTRHGAEKPVPSFIGMTVLQAKTLAEQEGFRLVEQPAKIGGKVPQGTVLEQRPLAGSFSKPGRVIHVVPAKEGMATEIPDLTGLDQRSAEIECRNLGLLVSPSGTSYDFSAIVPRGGIVRQRPSPGSPVISGQAVQLTISLGPRPNAIVVPSLVDMSLHEARQAILEAGLKLGEVTRKQTNLFTAGTVIAQSLASGTEVEQDTELDLVVAVPESSSGQAAEETPPPEAD, from the coding sequence ATGACTGAACCTCGTGTGTCAGGCGGTCGTCTGCGCACGTTTGGCGCCGGCGCACTTCTCATTTTCTTGATCGTATTATTTGCGGGCATGGTGACGGATTTGGTCATCATGCCCCTTTATACTCGTCACGGAGCAGAGAAGCCAGTGCCTTCATTTATTGGCATGACAGTTTTGCAGGCCAAGACGCTTGCGGAGCAGGAGGGTTTTCGCCTCGTTGAGCAGCCGGCAAAGATCGGCGGTAAGGTCCCGCAGGGGACGGTGCTTGAGCAGAGACCGCTTGCCGGATCATTCTCGAAGCCGGGAAGAGTAATTCATGTAGTTCCGGCAAAGGAAGGCATGGCCACGGAGATTCCTGATCTGACAGGTTTAGATCAGCGGTCGGCGGAAATCGAATGCAGGAATCTTGGTTTGCTGGTGTCACCCTCAGGGACGAGTTATGATTTTTCCGCCATAGTTCCGCGAGGGGGGATTGTTCGTCAGCGCCCATCCCCGGGTTCACCGGTCATTTCGGGGCAGGCAGTGCAATTGACCATATCGCTCGGTCCGCGACCGAATGCAATAGTAGTGCCTTCGCTTGTAGACATGTCACTTCACGAAGCGAGACAAGCCATTTTGGAGGCGGGTTTGAAGTTGGGCGAGGTCACGCGCAAGCAAACGAATTTATTTACGGCGGGCACGGTAATCGCGCAAAGCCTTGCATCGGGGACTGAGGTCGAACAGGATACAGAATTAGATTTAGTTGTGGCTGTCCCGGAGAGCAGCTCTGGGCAGGCCGCAGAAGAAACTCCTCCGCCGGAGGCTGATTAA
- the rsmB gene encoding 16S rRNA (cytosine(967)-C(5))-methyltransferase RsmB, whose translation MPTGTTASSARVVAADALTELEKTEEYADEVLSKYLGSSHLRGSDRALAADLYWGTIRWRGRLDSILTPVFHGDYRRADPVARILLRMGAYQLYGQDRIPDHAAVSQTVELAIQRLGKKAGGLTNAILRRLARERERWNTPPEGADELARLAFLYSMPRWIVRELVERFGQEEAELALDVANHRPPISVFLMDESGAEAFEHKLDEHEVKWEPSPFLDGYYRLHAPSFPVIQPWLDEGRITVQDESAGLAAALLDPAPGDSVLDLCAAPGGKTLAAWRKMGGTGAITAVDIDSARLVRLKENLDRVGAKNVTVVESDATKFESEQYDRVLVDVPCSATGLLRKQPDLRWRRKSHHVGLQHALQHEILDHAAELVKPGGVLVYSTCSILPSENIEIVQSFLKNHPEYLREDARGFLPESVVGEHGDLETFTHIHETDGAFAARLRRMSH comes from the coding sequence ATGCCAACGGGGACCACGGCATCTTCGGCACGAGTTGTGGCGGCTGATGCACTAACGGAACTGGAAAAGACGGAGGAGTATGCCGATGAGGTGCTTTCAAAGTACCTCGGTTCGTCGCACCTTCGTGGCAGTGACCGTGCGCTTGCAGCGGACTTGTATTGGGGGACAATACGCTGGCGGGGACGGCTGGACAGCATCCTGACACCAGTATTTCACGGGGACTACCGGCGGGCGGACCCTGTTGCAAGAATACTGCTTCGAATGGGCGCATATCAGCTTTACGGTCAGGACAGAATACCCGACCATGCTGCGGTCAGTCAGACCGTCGAGCTGGCGATCCAGCGACTCGGCAAGAAGGCCGGAGGACTTACGAACGCTATCCTGCGGCGGCTGGCACGTGAACGGGAACGCTGGAACACGCCTCCTGAGGGTGCGGATGAGCTTGCGCGGTTGGCTTTTCTGTATTCGATGCCTCGTTGGATCGTCCGCGAGTTGGTTGAGCGGTTCGGGCAGGAAGAGGCAGAGCTTGCGCTGGACGTAGCAAACCATCGGCCTCCGATAAGTGTATTCTTGATGGATGAAAGCGGCGCGGAGGCCTTTGAGCACAAACTTGACGAGCACGAAGTCAAGTGGGAGCCTTCGCCGTTTCTTGATGGATATTACAGACTGCATGCACCTTCATTCCCGGTAATTCAGCCTTGGCTTGATGAGGGGCGAATTACGGTGCAAGACGAGAGCGCGGGGCTGGCGGCGGCGCTGCTTGATCCAGCGCCGGGTGACAGTGTGCTCGATTTATGCGCAGCACCGGGCGGAAAGACGCTTGCCGCTTGGCGGAAGATGGGTGGAACCGGGGCGATTACCGCTGTGGACATCGACTCTGCCCGGTTGGTTCGTCTCAAGGAGAATTTGGACAGGGTGGGGGCGAAAAACGTCACAGTCGTGGAATCGGACGCCACAAAGTTTGAATCAGAGCAATATGACCGGGTGCTTGTTGACGTGCCATGCAGTGCAACGGGGCTGCTGAGAAAGCAGCCGGATTTGCGGTGGAGGAGGAAGAGCCATCATGTCGGATTGCAGCACGCGTTGCAGCACGAAATACTTGATCATGCAGCAGAGCTTGTTAAGCCGGGCGGAGTTCTGGTATATTCGACGTGCAGTATTCTTCCTTCGGAGAACATTGAAATCGTGCAGTCATTCTTGAAGAATCATCCGGAATACTTGCGGGAAGACGCACGAGGATTTCTGCCGGAATCGGTAGTCGGGGAACACGGAGATCTTGAAACTTTCACACACATACACGAGACGGACGGAGCATTCGCAGCGCGGCTGCGGCGAATGTCCCATTAG
- a CDS encoding lysophospholipid acyltransferase family protein encodes MRHKPAHYLQFWVVRTLYFALGLLPRRARGWCGVALGWAASAIGIRRSVMRSNLEIAFPGIPQIGKSTIIRRCFEHFGTVATSLSVVHKITASDCGNWLFPCGLEHLDRAVASGKGAIVVSGHLGNWEMVGTACARLGYPVSFVVTTQRNKLVQEWLDNVRRRAGVEIIPRKQAIKGVLSALHRNRIVAILIDQDAHEEGVFVPFFGKLSSTPRGPAVFHLRTGCPLIFMSSYRLPGERYKFVLETVDISEAQSQEEIMAKLTARLEQAIRVAPEQWFWMHKRWKSTPPASS; translated from the coding sequence ATGCGCCACAAACCTGCACACTATCTCCAGTTCTGGGTGGTCAGAACGCTGTACTTTGCCCTCGGGCTCCTCCCCAGAAGAGCCAGAGGCTGGTGCGGGGTGGCGCTGGGATGGGCTGCAAGTGCTATTGGAATTCGCAGGTCGGTTATGCGCAGCAACCTCGAGATTGCCTTTCCAGGGATTCCACAGATAGGAAAATCTACCATTATTCGGCGTTGTTTCGAACATTTTGGGACCGTGGCGACGAGCCTCTCCGTGGTCCACAAGATAACCGCGTCTGATTGCGGAAATTGGTTATTCCCCTGTGGACTCGAACACCTCGATCGCGCCGTCGCGTCCGGGAAGGGAGCAATTGTCGTCTCTGGTCATCTGGGGAACTGGGAGATGGTCGGTACAGCATGTGCCCGACTCGGCTACCCAGTCTCTTTTGTAGTCACGACTCAACGAAACAAGCTCGTCCAGGAGTGGCTGGACAACGTTCGCAGGCGCGCCGGAGTCGAAATCATCCCGCGAAAACAAGCCATCAAGGGAGTTCTTTCTGCTCTCCACCGGAATCGAATCGTTGCGATCTTGATTGACCAGGACGCCCATGAGGAAGGTGTATTCGTGCCCTTCTTTGGTAAACTAAGCTCTACTCCCCGCGGCCCCGCTGTCTTTCACCTTAGAACCGGATGTCCCCTTATTTTCATGTCTTCCTATCGGCTTCCCGGCGAACGGTATAAATTTGTTCTTGAAACGGTTGACATCTCTGAGGCTCAATCGCAGGAAGAGATCATGGCTAAGCTGACAGCTCGGCTTGAACAAGCAATTCGTGTTGCGCCTGAACAATGGTTCTGGATGCACAAAAGATGGAAATCAACCCCTCCCGCATCCTCATAA
- a CDS encoding glycosyltransferase family 9 protein, which yields MEINPSRILIIDTAWLGDVLFSTALIGAARAAWPHSEIHFLTAPRARELVANHPDLTTIRVFDKRGSEGGFTPLRKLAAELNAMKFDLVLNAHPSFRSRLLCSMLVAQVRVGHDGFLSSKAFTHCVHNDLAVEPDHVERRLNLLRAILPVRHTPPLKIGLTSEERAHAEEFLRVNCPGRNRFLALIPGSARKTKQWTTSNFHEIGSAWLNQSPHGCVLVFLGPNESSLKSQFPTGGNSGFIIVEQSLRNCAALLNRCELALGNDTGVSFLAIAAGCRKVLVLYGSTQINYQFPPPHRAIAAGVPCCLPRTGHGEKVCAWTGGAAWCMNQITRERVLKLILE from the coding sequence ATGGAAATCAACCCCTCCCGCATCCTCATAATTGACACCGCCTGGCTTGGCGACGTCTTATTCAGCACTGCGCTGATCGGTGCCGCGCGCGCCGCTTGGCCGCATTCCGAAATTCACTTCCTGACAGCTCCCCGCGCGCGGGAACTTGTGGCAAACCATCCCGATTTAACTACCATCCGCGTGTTTGATAAGCGCGGTTCCGAAGGCGGTTTCACGCCGTTAAGAAAACTTGCCGCTGAGTTGAATGCAATGAAATTCGATTTGGTGCTGAATGCTCATCCTTCCTTCCGGTCACGTCTCCTTTGCTCCATGCTTGTCGCTCAGGTTAGAGTCGGACACGACGGATTTCTCAGTTCGAAGGCCTTCACACACTGCGTTCATAACGACCTGGCAGTTGAGCCCGATCACGTTGAGCGCAGGCTGAACCTGTTGCGGGCCATCTTACCGGTCCGTCACACCCCGCCTCTGAAAATCGGACTTACTTCGGAGGAACGCGCCCACGCTGAAGAATTCTTACGCGTGAACTGCCCCGGACGAAACCGCTTTCTGGCCCTGATACCCGGTAGCGCACGCAAAACTAAGCAATGGACGACATCAAACTTCCATGAAATCGGAAGTGCGTGGCTCAATCAATCCCCGCACGGATGTGTCCTGGTATTTCTCGGGCCAAATGAGTCTTCTCTGAAGTCTCAATTCCCGACCGGCGGCAACTCCGGATTCATCATCGTTGAACAGTCCCTGAGAAATTGTGCCGCGCTTCTGAACCGTTGCGAACTGGCCCTCGGTAATGATACAGGCGTATCGTTTCTCGCAATTGCAGCCGGTTGCCGTAAAGTTCTGGTTCTCTACGGCAGCACTCAGATTAATTATCAATTCCCCCCGCCTCACCGGGCAATCGCCGCTGGTGTTCCCTGCTGCTTGCCCCGGACTGGTCACGGCGAAAAAGTCTGCGCGTGGACGGGCGGCGCTGCGTGGTGCATGAACCAGATTACCCGCGAACGTGTGCTCAAGTTGATTCTTGAATAA
- a CDS encoding TerC/Alx family metal homeostasis membrane protein, giving the protein MEQVLLFPFAEYWEFYAGFTAFVLVMLALDLGVFHREAHEVSFKEAATWGTIWVVLALAFGWALYEYSLWKFPQDARLLALPGFDAAASAKQVTLEYLTGFVVEKSLAVDNVFIFVVVFSFFAIPPKFQHRILFYGILGALFFRIIFIALGSVLMQYKLLVIIFGIFLIATGVKIFLAPEKGVDPDKNPLIKLLKKFLPVTPQLHEQKFLVRLNGVLHATPLLVCLVFIEVSDIIFAVDSVPAIFAITKEPFLVYTSNVFAILGLRSLYFLLGGLVTRFRLLKYGLGLILVFVGLKMVWLNEAFGGKFPITWSLAIIGVILAVSIAASLMVTRNNRSQSV; this is encoded by the coding sequence TTGGAACAGGTCTTACTGTTTCCGTTTGCTGAGTATTGGGAATTCTATGCCGGATTCACCGCATTTGTCCTTGTCATGCTCGCCCTGGACCTCGGCGTGTTTCACCGCGAAGCTCACGAAGTCAGTTTCAAGGAGGCGGCAACGTGGGGAACGATTTGGGTGGTGCTTGCTCTGGCGTTTGGCTGGGCACTCTATGAGTACTCACTGTGGAAATTCCCGCAGGATGCGCGACTCTTGGCTCTGCCCGGCTTCGACGCGGCCGCATCCGCGAAGCAGGTTACGCTTGAATATTTGACCGGATTCGTGGTTGAAAAGTCACTCGCGGTGGACAATGTGTTCATCTTCGTGGTCGTCTTCTCATTCTTTGCAATCCCGCCGAAGTTCCAGCACCGAATCCTCTTTTATGGCATACTCGGTGCGCTTTTCTTTCGCATCATATTCATCGCTCTCGGATCAGTGCTAATGCAGTACAAACTGCTGGTCATAATCTTCGGAATCTTCCTGATCGCGACCGGTGTCAAGATCTTTCTGGCACCTGAAAAGGGTGTTGATCCCGACAAGAACCCGCTGATCAAGTTGCTGAAGAAATTCCTGCCTGTTACGCCTCAACTGCACGAACAGAAATTCCTCGTCCGCCTGAACGGTGTACTCCACGCGACTCCCCTGCTCGTCTGCCTTGTGTTTATAGAAGTCTCGGATATCATCTTCGCCGTTGACTCGGTGCCCGCGATTTTCGCCATTACCAAAGAGCCGTTTCTTGTATACACATCGAACGTCTTTGCCATTCTCGGCCTTCGCTCCCTTTACTTCCTGCTCGGAGGACTCGTAACAAGATTCCGTCTCCTGAAATACGGTCTGGGACTTATTCTGGTTTTCGTGGGTCTGAAAATGGTCTGGCTGAACGAAGCTTTCGGAGGCAAGTTTCCAATTACATGGTCTTTGGCAATTATCGGCGTCATCCTCGCTGTTTCGATTGCAGCAAGTCTGATGGTGACAAGGAACAACCGCTCTCAGTCGGTGTAG
- a CDS encoding sigma-54-dependent Fis family transcriptional regulator — MLDKNWMESRYTIGSLVARSAAMQRVVKLASLQIESPARLLIVGETGTGKTVLARAIHNSSSRAGKPFVAVAAHRLTPNSLDNVLLGTPGEPGVFARAEGGTMVLTGIEDLSPLAQERIGQVLDSGVYTNTAGQRVPVETRMMFTAHSGELAERISRGMFAEDMYSRISQAVISMPTLAERNADIPYLVSDVLQAFAARERVTRPSVPYHYMELLTRVEWPENVRQLRNHVESVMSLSSGKFDPEILLAHFEEIESPQTLRGLVHDLLQKLVAAPKTASAMAGARQ, encoded by the coding sequence ATGTTGGACAAGAACTGGATGGAGAGCAGATACACGATTGGATCGCTGGTCGCGCGCAGCGCGGCCATGCAGCGCGTCGTGAAGCTTGCCAGCCTTCAAATAGAAAGCCCTGCGCGACTATTGATCGTCGGCGAGACTGGCACGGGCAAGACTGTCCTTGCCCGCGCGATACATAATTCGTCATCTCGTGCAGGGAAGCCGTTTGTCGCAGTCGCCGCGCACAGATTGACTCCGAACTCGCTGGACAACGTCCTGCTGGGAACACCGGGCGAACCGGGTGTTTTCGCACGCGCAGAAGGCGGAACGATGGTCTTAACGGGAATCGAAGACCTCTCTCCGCTCGCACAAGAGCGGATTGGACAAGTGCTGGATTCGGGAGTCTATACGAACACCGCAGGACAGCGGGTCCCGGTTGAGACACGCATGATGTTCACCGCTCACAGCGGAGAACTTGCTGAGAGAATTTCACGCGGGATGTTCGCAGAGGATATGTACAGCAGGATTTCGCAAGCTGTTATCAGCATGCCGACATTGGCTGAACGAAATGCGGATATTCCATATCTGGTATCTGATGTGCTGCAGGCTTTCGCGGCACGTGAGCGGGTCACCCGGCCATCCGTTCCGTATCACTATATGGAATTGCTGACTCGGGTGGAGTGGCCTGAGAACGTCCGGCAGCTCAGAAACCATGTTGAAAGTGTGATGTCGCTTTCGAGTGGAAAGTTTGATCCTGAGATTCTGCTGGCGCACTTCGAAGAGATCGAGTCGCCGCAAACACTGCGCGGACTCGTGCACGACCTTCTGCAGAAGCTTGTAGCCGCGCCGAAGACTGCCTCGGCAATGGCCGGAGCAAGACAGTAG